Proteins from a single region of Streptomyces spinoverrucosus:
- a CDS encoding sugar ABC transporter permease, producing MSIDKTSTSAADEHAVENPEAAAAAVTAVDPRLLVRERGLAGYLGEFKRKMKAGELGSIPVIIGLIVICVVFQSLNSAFLSAQNISDITVTMVGTGMISVGIVFVLLLGEIDLSVGSVSGASSAIAAVLAVNQGWPEWVAVLFAVGAGALIGAAHGFFFAVLGAPAFAVTLAGLLFWLGFMLQTLGENGTINLDSDGFIGQLTTYFFTDIAAAYGLAAVVTGIFFVTSFLGNRRREAAGVPSRPLSDTLLRTVLLAVVSFAAAFMYNQYKGLPLATVIFLVFLVGTDFVLRRTSYGRKVFALGGSVEASRRAGINVTAVRISVFAISGGFAAIGGLFLASKIASANQSAGTGDLLMNAIAAAVIGGTSLFGGRGRTWNALLGVLVIVSIQYGLQLESIAEPVKYMITAGVLLTTVVIDSITRRTQKTAGRA from the coding sequence GTGAGCATCGACAAGACCTCCACGTCGGCGGCGGACGAACACGCCGTCGAGAACCCCGAGGCGGCCGCGGCCGCCGTGACCGCGGTCGACCCCCGGCTGCTCGTGCGCGAGCGCGGCCTCGCGGGCTACCTCGGTGAGTTCAAGCGCAAGATGAAGGCGGGTGAGCTGGGCTCCATCCCGGTCATCATCGGCCTGATCGTCATCTGCGTCGTCTTCCAGAGCCTGAACTCCGCGTTCCTGTCCGCGCAGAACATCAGTGACATCACCGTCACGATGGTCGGCACCGGCATGATCTCGGTCGGCATCGTCTTCGTGCTGCTGCTCGGCGAGATCGACCTGTCCGTCGGCTCCGTCAGCGGCGCGTCCAGCGCCATCGCGGCCGTGCTCGCGGTGAACCAGGGCTGGCCCGAGTGGGTGGCGGTGCTCTTCGCGGTCGGCGCGGGCGCCCTCATCGGCGCGGCGCACGGCTTCTTCTTCGCGGTCCTCGGCGCTCCGGCGTTCGCGGTCACCCTGGCCGGTCTGCTCTTCTGGCTGGGCTTCATGCTCCAGACGCTGGGCGAGAACGGCACGATCAACCTCGACAGCGACGGCTTCATCGGCCAGCTGACGACGTACTTCTTCACCGATATCGCCGCCGCGTACGGCCTGGCGGCCGTGGTGACCGGCATCTTCTTCGTCACGTCGTTCCTGGGGAACCGGCGGCGTGAGGCGGCCGGTGTTCCTTCGCGGCCGCTGAGCGACACGCTGCTGCGGACGGTGCTGCTCGCGGTGGTATCCTTCGCCGCGGCGTTCATGTACAACCAGTACAAGGGTCTGCCGCTGGCGACCGTGATCTTCCTGGTGTTCCTGGTGGGCACGGACTTCGTGCTGCGCCGGACCTCGTACGGCCGCAAGGTCTTCGCGCTCGGTGGCAGTGTCGAGGCGTCGCGGCGCGCGGGTATCAACGTCACGGCGGTACGGATCTCCGTGTTCGCGATCTCCGGTGGGTTCGCGGCGATCGGTGGTCTGTTCCTGGCGTCGAAGATCGCGTCGGCGAACCAGAGCGCCGGTACCGGTGATCTGCTGATGAACGCGATCGCGGCGGCCGTGATCGGTGGTACGTCGCTGTTCGGTGGGCGTGGGCGTACGTGGAACGCGCTGCTGGGTGTGCTGGTGATTGTTTCCATCCAGTACGGGTTGCAGCTGGAGTCCATCGCCGAGCCGGTGAAGTACATGATCACTGCGGGTGTGCTGTTGACCACGGTGGTTATTGACTCCATCACGCGGCGGACGCAGAAGACCGCTGGTCGAGCGTAG
- the dxs gene encoding 1-deoxy-D-xylulose-5-phosphate synthase: MPLLTRITGPRDLDRLTLEELDQLAQEIRTFLVEAVSKTGGHLGPNLGVVELTIALHRVFDSPKDKVLWDTGHQAYVHKLLTGRQDFSRLKMKGGLSGYPSQAESEHDVIENSHASTVLGWADGLAKANQLRKRDDHVVAVIGDGALTGGMAWEALNNIADAKDRPLVIVVNDNERSYAPTIGGLANHLATLRTTDGYERFLARTKEVLERTPVVGRPLYDTLHGAKKGLKDFIAPQGMFEDLGLKYVGPIDGHDIEALESALARAKRFGGPVIVHCLTEKGRGYQPALQDEADRFHAVGKIHPDTGLPIASSGADWTSVFGDEMVKLGKEREDVVAITAAMLQPVGLDRFAKIFPERVYDVGIAEQHGAVSAAGLATGGVHPVFAVYATFLNRAFDQVLMDVALHKCGVTFVLDRAGITGTDGASHNGMWDMSILQVVPGLRLAAPRDAEQVRAQLREAVDVDDAPTVVRFSKGAVGPAVPAVGRIGGMDVLREPGTTTPDVLLVSVGALAPMCLEIASLLDKQGISTTVVDPRWVKPVDEAMAPLAERHRVVVTVEDNSRVGGVGSSVAQALRDAGVDVPLRDFGIPPRFLDHASRAEVMAEIGLTAPDIARQVTGLVSRLDGRYERSAADEIEAARD, translated from the coding sequence GTGCCGCTGCTGACCCGCATCACGGGACCGCGCGATCTGGATCGGCTCACCCTGGAGGAGCTGGACCAGCTGGCGCAGGAGATCCGGACCTTCCTTGTCGAGGCCGTCTCCAAGACCGGCGGCCACCTCGGCCCCAACCTCGGCGTGGTCGAGCTGACCATCGCCCTGCACCGTGTGTTCGACTCGCCGAAGGACAAGGTGCTGTGGGACACGGGTCACCAGGCCTACGTCCACAAGCTGCTCACCGGTCGGCAGGACTTCTCCCGGCTGAAGATGAAGGGCGGCTTGTCCGGCTACCCCTCGCAGGCCGAGTCCGAGCACGACGTCATCGAGAACAGCCACGCCTCCACGGTCCTCGGCTGGGCCGACGGCCTGGCGAAGGCCAACCAGCTGCGCAAACGCGACGACCACGTGGTCGCCGTGATCGGTGACGGGGCGCTCACCGGCGGTATGGCCTGGGAGGCGCTGAACAACATCGCCGACGCCAAGGACCGCCCGCTCGTCATCGTCGTCAACGACAACGAGCGTTCGTACGCGCCCACGATCGGCGGCCTCGCCAACCACCTCGCGACGCTGCGCACCACCGACGGCTACGAACGTTTCCTGGCCCGGACGAAGGAAGTGCTGGAGCGCACCCCGGTCGTCGGCCGGCCGCTCTACGACACCCTGCACGGCGCCAAGAAGGGGCTGAAGGACTTCATCGCGCCGCAGGGCATGTTCGAGGACCTCGGCCTGAAGTACGTCGGCCCGATCGACGGCCACGACATCGAGGCGCTGGAGTCCGCGCTGGCCCGCGCCAAGCGGTTCGGCGGCCCGGTGATCGTGCACTGCCTCACCGAGAAGGGCCGCGGCTACCAGCCCGCCCTCCAGGACGAGGCCGACCGCTTCCACGCCGTCGGCAAGATCCACCCCGACACGGGCCTGCCGATCGCGTCCTCCGGCGCCGACTGGACCTCCGTCTTCGGCGACGAGATGGTCAAGCTCGGCAAGGAGCGCGAGGACGTCGTCGCCATCACCGCCGCCATGCTCCAGCCCGTCGGCCTGGACCGCTTCGCGAAGATCTTCCCGGAGCGGGTCTACGACGTCGGCATCGCCGAGCAGCACGGCGCCGTCTCCGCGGCGGGCCTCGCCACCGGCGGGGTGCACCCCGTCTTCGCCGTCTACGCCACCTTCCTCAACCGCGCCTTCGACCAGGTCCTGATGGATGTCGCCCTGCACAAGTGCGGGGTGACCTTCGTGCTGGACCGGGCCGGCATCACCGGCACCGACGGCGCCTCCCACAACGGCATGTGGGACATGTCGATCCTCCAGGTCGTCCCGGGCCTCAGGCTCGCCGCCCCGCGCGACGCCGAGCAGGTGCGCGCCCAGCTGCGCGAGGCCGTCGACGTCGACGACGCGCCGACCGTGGTGCGCTTCTCGAAGGGCGCCGTCGGCCCCGCCGTACCGGCCGTCGGCCGGATCGGCGGCATGGACGTACTGCGCGAGCCCGGCACCACCACCCCGGACGTGCTGCTCGTCTCGGTCGGCGCCCTCGCGCCGATGTGCCTGGAGATCGCCTCCCTCCTCGACAAGCAGGGCATCTCCACCACCGTCGTCGACCCGCGCTGGGTCAAGCCCGTCGACGAGGCCATGGCCCCGCTCGCCGAGCGGCACCGCGTGGTCGTCACCGTCGAGGACAACTCCCGCGTCGGCGGCGTCGGATCGAGCGTCGCTCAGGCCCTGCGGGACGCGGGTGTCGACGTACCGCTGCGCGACTTCGGCATCCCGCCGCGCTTCCTCGACCACGCCTCCCGCGCCGAGGTCATGGCGGAGATCGGGCTGACCGCCCCCGACATCGCCCGCCAGGTCACCGGCCTGGTCTCCCGGCTCGACGGGCGGTACGAGCGCAGCGCCGCCGACGAGATCGAGGCCGCGCGCGACTGA
- a CDS encoding substrate-binding domain-containing protein, with product MRRAAVAIAAGAMAVSLAACGSAEEAGGDTDATGSAAAKGDNIKVGLLLPENKTARYEKFDRPLIEKKIKELTNNKAEIQYNNARQDANLQAQQVDTMITNKVDVLILDAVDAKAIKNSVQKAADAGIKVVAYDRLAEGPISAYTSFDNEEVGRTQGEALLKALGAKAKDSQIVMMNGSSTDPNAKQFKDGAHSVLDGKVKIGREFDTKEWSPDNANANMEAAITALGKDKIAGVYSANDGMAGGIITALKAAGIADIPVTGQDAELAAVQRILSDEQYMSVYKSYPQEAEVAAEMAVALAKGEDLGAIAKDKVSSGSAKDVPSVLVPVVSLTKDSINDTVIKDGIYTADEICTGSYKSACEKAGIGG from the coding sequence ATGCGTCGTGCCGCCGTTGCCATCGCCGCCGGTGCGATGGCTGTCTCGCTCGCCGCCTGTGGCAGCGCTGAGGAAGCGGGCGGCGACACCGACGCCACCGGCTCCGCCGCCGCCAAGGGTGACAACATCAAGGTCGGCCTCCTCCTTCCGGAGAACAAGACCGCGCGTTACGAGAAGTTCGACCGGCCGCTGATCGAGAAGAAGATCAAGGAGCTGACGAACAACAAGGCGGAGATCCAGTACAACAACGCCCGCCAGGACGCCAACCTCCAGGCGCAGCAGGTCGACACGATGATCACCAACAAGGTGGACGTGCTGATCCTGGACGCCGTGGACGCCAAGGCGATCAAGAACTCCGTGCAGAAGGCCGCGGACGCGGGCATCAAGGTCGTCGCCTACGACCGCCTGGCCGAGGGACCGATCAGCGCCTACACCTCGTTCGACAACGAGGAGGTCGGCAGGACCCAGGGTGAGGCCCTGCTGAAGGCCCTGGGCGCCAAGGCCAAGGACAGCCAGATCGTCATGATGAACGGCTCGTCCACCGACCCCAACGCCAAGCAGTTCAAGGATGGCGCGCACTCCGTCCTCGACGGCAAGGTGAAGATCGGCCGCGAGTTCGACACCAAGGAATGGTCGCCGGACAACGCCAACGCCAACATGGAGGCGGCGATCACGGCGCTCGGCAAGGACAAGATCGCCGGTGTCTACTCCGCCAACGACGGCATGGCGGGCGGCATCATCACCGCCCTGAAGGCCGCCGGCATCGCCGACATCCCGGTCACCGGCCAGGACGCCGAGCTCGCCGCCGTGCAGCGCATCCTCAGCGACGAGCAGTACATGAGCGTCTACAAGTCCTACCCGCAGGAGGCCGAGGTCGCCGCCGAGATGGCAGTCGCCCTGGCCAAGGGTGAGGACCTGGGCGCCATCGCCAAGGACAAGGTCTCCAGCGGCAGCGCCAAGGACGTCCCGTCGGTCCTGGTCCCGGTCGTCTCCCTGACCAAGGACAGCATCAACGACACCGTGATCAAGGACGGCATCTACACCGCCGACGAGATCTGCACCGGCAGCTACAAGTCGGCCTGCGAGAAGGCCGGCATCGGCGGCTGA
- a CDS encoding ATP-binding cassette domain-containing protein: protein MVHVSATPVLALRGVSKRFGAVQALTDVELEVHAGEVVALVGDNGAGKSTLVKTIAGVHPIDDGVIEWEGKAVSINRPHDAQALGIATVYQDLALCDNIDVVGNLFLGRELRKWGVLDEVEMERRSRELLQTLSIRIPSVRIPIASLSGGQRQTVAIARSMLGEPKLVILDEPTAALGVEQTAQVLDLVERLRERDHAVILISHNMADVKAVADKVAVLRLGRNNGVFEVKTTSQEEIISAITGATENAVTRRAARTNGEVSK from the coding sequence ATGGTTCACGTGTCCGCTACGCCCGTGCTGGCGTTGCGCGGGGTCTCCAAGCGGTTCGGTGCCGTTCAGGCGCTCACCGACGTAGAGCTTGAGGTCCACGCCGGTGAGGTGGTCGCCCTGGTCGGCGACAACGGCGCCGGAAAGTCCACGCTGGTCAAGACGATCGCCGGCGTGCACCCCATCGATGACGGTGTCATCGAGTGGGAAGGCAAGGCCGTTTCGATCAACAGGCCGCACGACGCCCAGGCCCTGGGCATCGCGACCGTCTACCAGGACCTCGCGCTGTGCGACAACATCGACGTCGTCGGAAACCTGTTCCTCGGCCGTGAGCTGAGGAAGTGGGGCGTCCTCGACGAGGTCGAAATGGAGCGCCGCTCCCGCGAGTTGCTGCAGACGCTCTCGATCCGCATCCCCAGCGTCCGCATCCCGATCGCCTCGCTCTCCGGCGGTCAGCGCCAGACCGTGGCCATCGCACGCTCGATGCTCGGCGAGCCCAAGCTCGTCATCCTCGACGAGCCGACCGCCGCCCTCGGCGTCGAGCAGACCGCCCAGGTCCTCGACCTGGTGGAGCGGCTGCGCGAGCGCGACCACGCGGTCATCCTCATCAGCCACAACATGGCCGACGTCAAGGCCGTCGCCGACAAGGTGGCGGTACTGCGCCTCGGCCGCAACAACGGCGTCTTCGAGGTCAAGACGACCTCGCAGGAGGAGATCATCTCCGCCATCACCGGCGCCACCGAAAACGCCGTGACCCGCCGTGCGGCGCGCACGAACGGGGAGGTTTCCAAGTGA